Proteins found in one Scardovia inopinata JCM 12537 genomic segment:
- a CDS encoding carbohydrate ABC transporter permease encodes MDNYEKEALRAEKVREQRVRRDEKAERRRAAKNGFSNPVNPTRSIGLTIVCALFALYCLFPFFYLLVNSTKTQADFTSTFGLGLGHSFALWENIQTVFAYQGGIFGRWFLNTIIYVLLGAGGATLLAIMGGYALAKFRFPGRKICFAVIIGAISVPGIALAVPQFLLFAQLGLTNTPWAMIIPSLVSTFGLYLMWIFSDQAVPDELLEAARVDGAGEMRTFFQISLPLLAPGIVTTALFTIVATWNNYFLPLIMIKDANWYPLTIGLNQWKDQAGTAGGQAIQNLVITGSLITIIPLVIAFLLLQRYWQAGLAAGAVKE; translated from the coding sequence ATGGATAATTATGAAAAAGAAGCCCTTAGGGCAGAGAAAGTACGGGAGCAGAGGGTACGCAGAGACGAGAAGGCGGAACGCAGGAGAGCTGCAAAAAATGGATTTTCTAATCCGGTTAATCCAACCAGGAGTATCGGTCTTACTATAGTGTGTGCGCTCTTTGCCCTCTACTGCCTTTTTCCCTTCTTCTATCTTTTAGTTAATTCAACAAAAACACAGGCGGACTTTACCTCTACTTTTGGGTTGGGTCTTGGTCATAGTTTTGCTCTCTGGGAAAATATACAAACTGTTTTTGCCTATCAGGGAGGGATTTTTGGCCGTTGGTTCCTGAATACAATTATCTATGTTCTCCTTGGCGCTGGTGGAGCAACCTTGTTGGCGATTATGGGCGGATACGCTTTAGCTAAATTTCGTTTTCCCGGAAGAAAAATTTGCTTTGCTGTGATTATTGGGGCAATTTCTGTTCCTGGGATAGCTCTGGCTGTTCCTCAGTTCCTCCTTTTCGCCCAACTAGGGCTGACAAATACACCTTGGGCCATGATAATTCCCAGTTTGGTCAGTACTTTTGGCCTCTATTTAATGTGGATTTTTTCTGATCAGGCAGTCCCTGATGAGCTATTAGAAGCAGCCCGTGTTGACGGAGCAGGAGAAATGAGGACTTTCTTCCAGATTTCTCTGCCATTGTTGGCTCCAGGAATTGTGACAACAGCTTTATTTACCATTGTGGCAACATGGAATAATTATTTTCTTCCTTTAATCATGATCAAAGATGCTAATTGGTATCCATTGACTATAGGCCTTAATCAGTGGAAGGATCAGGCGGGAACCGCCGGTGGGCAGGCAATTCAAAACCTGGTAATTACCGGGAGTTTGATTACTATTATCCCTCTGGTTATTGCTTTCCTTCTTTTGCAGCGTTACTGGCAGGCAGGTCTTGCTGCCGGAGCTGTCAAGGAATAA